In the Chloroflexota bacterium genome, one interval contains:
- a CDS encoding alpha-ketoacid dehydrogenase subunit beta gives MPVITYSEALRQALREAMTNDPRVFIIGEDVVHYDSAYGVTKGFEKEFGPERIKDMPIAEAGYAGLGIGAAMNGLRPIVEMMTTNFAILALDMIINHAAKLHYMFGGQFTCPIVFRMPNGYGQLSATHSQAFDNYYAYMPGLKVVVPGTPYDAKGLMKAAIEDPDPVIFIEHTGIYNIKGEVPEESYTVPIGKSNLLRDGKDVTIVGYGRMIPYCQQAVETLASEGIDAALVDLRTIRPLDMEPVLESFRKTNRAVIATEEWTSVGVGSEIAARLYTEGFDHLDAPIWRVGFDEVPMPYAKNLEAHVVPNADSVIQAVKNVLAGKTQKIRQQ, from the coding sequence ATGCCCGTTATAACCTACTCGGAAGCCTTGCGCCAAGCATTGCGCGAAGCAATGACCAACGATCCACGGGTGTTTATCATTGGTGAAGATGTTGTTCACTACGATAGCGCTTACGGTGTCACCAAAGGGTTTGAAAAAGAGTTCGGCCCCGAACGCATCAAGGATATGCCAATTGCTGAAGCTGGTTATGCTGGTTTAGGCATCGGCGCTGCGATGAACGGCTTGCGCCCGATCGTGGAAATGATGACCACCAACTTTGCAATTTTGGCGCTGGATATGATTATCAACCACGCTGCCAAATTGCACTATATGTTCGGTGGCCAATTTACCTGCCCAATCGTGTTTCGCATGCCCAATGGCTATGGTCAATTGAGCGCCACCCACTCGCAAGCCTTCGATAACTACTATGCCTACATGCCTGGCTTGAAAGTGGTTGTGCCTGGCACTCCATACGATGCCAAAGGCTTGATGAAGGCCGCGATCGAAGATCCCGATCCCGTGATTTTCATCGAACACACTGGGATCTACAACATCAAGGGCGAAGTGCCAGAAGAAAGCTACACCGTTCCGATTGGCAAATCGAACTTGTTGCGCGATGGCAAAGATGTGACGATCGTGGGCTATGGCCGCATGATTCCTTACTGCCAACAAGCCGTTGAAACCTTGGCAAGCGAAGGCATTGATGCAGCCTTGGTTGACTTGCGCACCATTCGTCCGCTCGACATGGAGCCAGTCTTGGAAAGCTTCCGCAAAACCAACCGCGCTGTAATTGCCACCGAAGAGTGGACATCAGTTGGCGTTGGCTCGGAAATTGCCGCTCGCTTGTATACCGAAGGCTTTGATCACTTGGATGCTCCAATTTGGCGCGTGGGCTTTGACGAAGTGCCAATGCCGTATGCCAAAAACTTGGAAGCCCATGTGGTTCCAAATGCCGATTCAGTCATTCAAGCAGTCAAGAATGTACTGGCAGGCAAGACCCAAAAGATTCGGCAGCAGTAA